In Halictus rubicundus isolate RS-2024b chromosome 5, iyHalRubi1_principal, whole genome shotgun sequence, one genomic interval encodes:
- the LOC143354157 gene encoding forkhead box protein J1-B: protein MKARVIAIETPMDRGSSAMKENIHDDEYGVEAELTSLSWLQSLDITSASNLPTPPCSPSPPPVNRQATKKLSPLIKAELDLAENAEKYRTDPDAKPPFSYATIICLAMRANNNKVSLSNIYAWIRENFLFYKYADPAWQNSIRHNLSLNKCFVKLPRSKGEPGKGGFWKLDLERMDEGKKLKRRATMSQRIRGTKKQPPVTKILVNNAQNNCVPSNSSLSTLYETPPSSVSPPIPDCLSEMPDSTQVSLSEDDLTGLLIATAGWDENQLDLLDSLLDTL, encoded by the exons ATGAAGGCGCGGGTGATCGCTATTGAGACACCAATGGATCGTGGGTCATCAGCTATGAAGGAGAATATACACGATGACGAATACGGCGTTGAAGCAGAGTTGACGAGCCTTTCGTGGTTACAATCGCTCGATATTACAAGTGCTAGTAATTTACCAACACCACCCTGttctccatcccctccgcctgTAAATAGACAAGCAACAAAAAAACTATCGCCTTTGATCAAGGCTGAACTGG ATTTAGCTGAAAACGCTGAAAAGTATCGAACCGATCCCGATGCAAAACCGCCATTTTCTTATGCCACAATCATATGCTTGGCGATGCGAGCAAATAACAATAAAGTGTCTCTCTCGAATATATACGCATGGATTCGAGAgaatttcttattttataaATACGCTGATCCAGCCTGGCAG AATTCAATCCGACATAACTTATCGTTGAACAAGTGTTTCGTTAAGTTACCCCGGTCGAAGGGTGAGCCGGGGAAAGGTGGTTTCTGGAAATTGGATCTAGAACGAATGGACGAGGGCAAGAAGTTGAAACGGCGTGCGACAATGTCTCAACGTATCCGTGGAACAAAGAAGCAGCCGCCGGTGACGAAGATCCTAGTAAACAATGCACAAAACAATTGTGTACCATCGAACAGCTCTCTATCAACATTGTACGAGACTCCACCTAGTAGCGTATCTCCTCCAATTCCAGACTGTCTCTCAGAAATGCCCGATTCGACGCAAGTTAGTTTAAGCGAAGATGACCTTACCGGTTTATTAATTGCTACCGCGGGTTGGGACGAGAATCAGTTGGATCTTTTAGATTCTCTTCTGGACACGCTATAG